In the genome of Aspergillus flavus chromosome 8, complete sequence, one region contains:
- a CDS encoding C-4 sterol methyl oxidase (C-4 methylsterol oxidase), whose protein sequence is MESFNSTTALPQMASYTDLIKLAHQNPNLSSMENLWEAYYSYWNNDILATGIITFIAHELIYFGRCLPWIIADAMPGTFNRWRIQDHKAPPSVATQWDCTKYILAIHFIVELPLIVLFHPMMDLCGLKYASPFPDLKTLAAQLAIFFIVEDTYHYWLHRAFHWGPLYRSIHRIHHQYATPFGLTAEYASPWETLLLGLGTIAPPLVLGYFTENVHLITVLVWMGLRQVQAIDSHSGYDFPWSLRRIMPFWGGADWHDDHHRYFVGNYSSSFRYWDILMGTVAGPKNGREHRRRN, encoded by the exons ATGGAGTCCTTCAATTCTACTACTGCCCTCCCCCAAATGGCTTCATATACAGACCTCATCAAGCTGGCCCATCAAAACCCCAACCTGTCCAGCATGGAAAACCTCTGGGAGGCTTACTACTCCTATTGGAACAATGATATCCTCGCCACAG GAATTATCACCTTCATCGCCCATGAACTAATTTACTTCGGCCGCTGCCTCCCATGGATCATCGCGGACGCAATGCCAGGTACTTTCAACCGATGGAGGATACAAGATCACAAAGCACCACCCTCAGTAGCCACCCAATGGGACTGCACTAAGTATATCCTCGCCATCCACTTCATCGTCGAACTTCCTCTCATTGTCCTCTTCCACCCCATGATGGACCTCTGCGGCCTCAAATATGCTTCCCCCTTCCCGGACCTCAAAACTCTAGCCGCCCAACttgccatcttcttcattgttgaAGATACCTACCACTACTGGTTACACCGTGCTTTCCATTGGGGTCCTCTCTACCGCTCCATCCACCGCATCCACCACCAATACGCGACTCCTTTCGGTCTCACGGCCGAATACGCCAGCCCCTGGGAAACCCTCCTACTCGGTCTTGGCACGATCGCCCCACCACTCGTCCTGGGCTATTTCACAGAGAACGTCCATCTGATCACCGTGTTGGTATGGATGGGTCTGCGCCAAGTACAGGCTATCGACTCGCACTCGGGATATGATTTCCCCTGGAGCTTGAGACGGATCATGCCGTTCTGGGGCGGAGCTGACTGGCATGATGATCATCATCGTTACTTTGTGGGTAATTACTCGAGCTCGTTCCGCTATTGGGATA TCTTGATGGGTACCGTTGCTGGCCCTAAGAATGGGCGTGAGCATAGACGTCGTAATTAG
- a CDS encoding chaperonin 10-like protein, giving the protein MGSTDYKFEGWMGLDPKAAEGNMVWQEFQPKAWEETDVDIRITHSGICGSDLHTLRSGWGPTMYPCCVGHEILGVAVRVGSQVEGDIKVGDRVGVGAQNDSCQGRKGDCEECASGLEQYCPNLMCGSYNSKHWNGDKSYGGYALYHRSPSRFVIKIPDAIPSAMAAPMLCGGITTYSPLRHNGCGPGKKVGIIGVGGLGHFGIMFAKALGADKVVAISRKANKKEDALKLGADAYIATDEDADWAKNNSRSLDLIISTVSSSKMPIMDYITMLKPSGNFVQLGAPEDGALTIPAFALIVKRIKFGGSLIGSPSEIREMLELAAEKNVRSWVQEVPMKDANKAIVDMDAGKARYRYVLVNEQ; this is encoded by the exons ATGGGTTCCACCGACTACAAGTTCGAGGGCTGGATGGGCCTTGACCCCAAGGCTGCTGAGGGCAACATGGTCTGGCAGGAGTTTCAGCCAAAGGCTTGGGAAGAGACCGATGTTGATATCCGCATTACACACTCCGGTATCTGTGGTTCAGATTTGCACACTTTGCGCAGTGGATGG GGTCCTACAATGTACCCCTGCTGTGTCGGCCACGAAATTCTCGGAGTTGCAGTGAGAGTCGGCTCCCAGGTCGAAGGAGACATCAAGGTTGGCGACCGCGTCGGTGTTGGTGCACAGAATGATTCTTGCCAGGGCCGCAAGGGCGACTGTGAAGAATGTGCCTCAGGACTTGAGCAGTACTGCCCCAACTTGATGTGCGGTTCCTACAACTCCAAGCACTGGAACGGCGACAAGTCATATGGTGGATATGCTCTCTACCACCGCTCGCCCTCTCGCTTCGTTATTAAGATCCCCGATGCTATCCCCTCCGCGATGGCTGCTCCTATGCTTTGCGGTGGTATTACCACATACTCCCCTCTTCGTCACAACGGCTGTGGCCCCGGAAAGAAGGTCGGCATCATCGGTGTCGGTGGTCTGGGTCACTTCGGTATTATGTTTGCCAAGGCCCTGGGTGCCGATAAGGTGGTCGCGATCTCTCGCAAGGccaacaagaaggaagatgctCTCAAGCTTGGCGCAGATGCCTACATCGCCACGGACGAAGACGCCGACTGGGCCAAGAACAACTCCCGCAGCCTGGACTTGATCATCTCTACCGTCTCCTCCTCTAAGATGCCCATCATGGACTATATCACCATGCTCAAGCCCAGTGGCAACTTCGTGCAGCTGGGTGCTCCCGAAGACGGTGCCCTCACCATCCCCGCCTTCGCCCTGATTGTCAAGAGAATTAAGTTCGGAGGATCCCTGATTGGAAGCCCCAGCGAGATCCGGGAGATGCTCGAGTTGGCTGCTGAGAAGAACGTCAGGTCATGGGTCCAGGAGGTACCTATGAAGGATGCCAACAAGGCCATCGTGGACATGGACGCTGGCAAGGCCAGGTACCGTTACGTGCTGGTGAACGAGCAGTAA
- a CDS encoding cytochrome P450 encodes MWSLWLSSILLVGLYLFKRLSSPLAKVPGPWYTNLTSFCLKYHEFTATRRLFVHRLHKKYGPVARLAPNEVSFASLDAIREIYASGGSGYDKTEYYDLFRQYGIKTMFSTLEKQEHSHRKRELADRYAMSNIVRDKHVSAIKERAQAFVSRCAAIEGSVNVYSLLHCYALDGVTNFMFSPGGLKSLDNTKDYQMMEELTYHQSLQKNLLYYYLPRLAPYFPSCLHPRPAPRANAYVLQMAGQQHPEEHSLVARLTRKGSPLSHMQVAAECKDHMAAGIDTTGDALCFLMWELSQPQNLQFQDRLHKELLSTSDDTPLDKMPYLDAVIKEALRCAPPIPMSFPRYVPSGGRTIDGYFIPENTIVSCQPYTVHRFNEEVFPEPDRFNPERWLEEKGFNDRNRLFFAFGTGGRGCTGKNLAMVEMKILLRELYSRFRSSVAPDMTASMDLDDQIISARPKDQICKLNFAVRGEDVDTA; translated from the exons ATGTGGTCATTATGGTTATCTAGTATTCTCCTTGTTGGACTGTATCTCTTCAAACGTCTTTCATCCCCACTTGCCAAAGTCCCCGGCCCGTGGTATACCAATCTCACCAGCTTCTGTCTAAAGTACCACGAGTTCACAGCCACTAGACGCCTTTTCGTACATCGCCTACACAAGAAGTATGGCCCTGTAGCCCGCCTTGCACCGAACGAAGTCTCGTTTGCTAGCCTAGATGCTATTCGAGAAATCTACGCATCCGGGGGCAGTGGTTATGATAAAACGGAATACTATGATCTATTCCGACAATATGGCATTAA GACCATGTTCTCTACACTCGAGAAGCAAGAG CACAGTCATAGAAAGCGGGAATTGGCTGATAGATATGCCATGTCAAACATCGTACGCGACAAGCATGTGTCCGCCATTAAGGAGCGAGCTCAGGCTTTTGTATCCAGATGTGCTGCAATTGAAGGAAGTGTGAACGTCTAT TCCCTCTTGCACTGCTACGCGCTTGATGGTGTAACAAATTTTATGTTTAGCCCTGGTGGTTTGAAGTCTCTAGACAACACCAAGGATTATcagatgatggaggagttgACATATCACCAGAGCCTCCAGA AAAATCTTCTATACTACTACCTCCCCAGGCTAGCTCCGTATTTCCCATCATGCCTACACCCCCGTCCTGCCCCCAGAGCAAATGCCTACGTTTTACAGATGGCCGGGCAACAACACCCAGAGGAGCACAGCTTAGTCGCACGTCTCACCCGTAAAGGCTCGCCGCTGAGCCACATGCAAGTCGCCGCCGAATGCAAAGACCATATGGCAGCGGGTATTGACACCACCGGTGATGCCCTTTGCTTTCTTATGTGGGAACTATCTCAGCCACAGAACTTGCAATTTCAGGATCGCCTTCACAAGGAGCTACTATCGACATCTGATGATACGCCACTAGACAAAATGCCGTATCTAGACGCTGTCATAAAGGAAGCCTTGAGATGCGCACCGCCAATTCCGATGTCCTTTCCACGGTACGTACCATCCGGTGGCAGAACTATCGATGGATACTTCATCCCGGAAAACACTATCGTCAGTTGTCAGCCATATACGGTGCACCGTTTCAACGAAGAAGTGTTCCCCGAGCCGGACCGTTTCAATCCGGAGCGATGGTTAGAAGAAAAGGGCTTCAACGACCGCAACCGATTGTTCTTCGCGTTTGGGACGGGCGGGAGAGGATGTACCGGAAAGAA TCTTGCAATGGTGGAAATGAAGATCCTTCTACGAGAGCTGTATTCTCGGTTCCGGTCGTCGGTCGCCCCGGATATGACTGCGTCAATGGATCTCGATGATCAGATCATCTCCGCTCGACCAAAAGACCAGATTTGTAAGCTTAACTTCGCTGTTAGAGGGGAGGATGTCGATACTGCGTAG
- a CDS encoding putative short-chain dehydrogenase/oxidoreductase (D-alanine transfer protein), giving the protein MFFPYSKVLVIGATSGIGKALAARLVQNGTQVVIAGRRKENLEEFVKEHGSEKVKSKVFDVMDLEAIPQFASEVISENPDLDCVFLNSGIQRPFDFANPESIDLNVFDQELITNYTSAVRLTKAFLPHLQKQPTQTAIAFTTSQMALVPMMRCPNYGASKAALHHFILALRTQLQGGPGNVKVLEIYPPAVQTELHDAKHQPDLKDGHLIGMPLQEFIDEVWAKLTQGEEQIPVGSAKDIFEAFEVKRQQIYQQMTETLTGLLKQFLR; this is encoded by the exons ATGTTTTTCCCTTACAGCAAAGTCCTGGTCATCGGTGCCACGTCAGGCATTGGCAAGGCACTGGCAGCCAGGCTCGTGCAAAATGGTACCCAAGTTGTCATTGCTGGTAGGCGGAAAGAGAACCTGGAAGAGTTCGTCAAGGAGCATGGTAGTGAGAAGGTCAAGTCCAAGGTCTTTGATGTCATGGATCTTGAAGCA ATCCCCCAGTTTGCTTCAGAGGTGATTTCCGAGAACCCTGACCTTGACTGTGTCTTTCTCAACTCCGGAATCCAGCGCCCGTTCGATTTTGCAAACCCCGAGAGCATCGATCTGAACGTTTTCGACCAAGAATTGATCACGAACTATACCTCAGCAGTTCGTCTCACTAAAGCATTCCTCCCACACCTGCAGAAACAACCGACTCAGACTGCCATTGCATTCACAACGTCACAAATGGCCCTTGTTCCAATGATGCGCTGTCCGAATTACGGTGCCTCAAAGGCTGCGTTGCACCATTTCATCCTCGCCCTGCGCACGCAACTGCAAGGTGGACCTGGGAATGTGAAGGTGCTGGAGATATACCCGCCCGCTGTGCAGACCGAGTTGCACGACGCCAAGCACCAGCCGGATCTGAAAGACGGCCATCTCATTGGAATGCCGTTACAGGAATTCATTGACGAAGTGTGGGCTAAGCTAACCCAGGGCGAGGAACAAATCCCGGTTGGATCAGCGAAGGATATCTTTGAGGCGTTTGAGGTTAAGAGGCAGCAGATATATCAACAGATGACTGAGACGCTGACAGGTTTACTCAAACAATTCTTGCGATGA
- a CDS encoding putative MFS transporter — translation MRELVLLLSWLFGFRSMGSTKDLETNVSSAPLSSAGSSDRDDNYEVYQQTRALEYTPEEAKKVLRKIDLRLMPLLFLIYLLQYLDKNSLNFSSVYGLKEGTHLEGQDYSWLGSIFYFGYLVAQWPAGLALQKLPIGKFLSTTTIIWGGLLMTTPACYNFAGIAVNRFLLGVTEAVVNPGFVIMMSIWYTSSEQPLRLETYYCTNGIATMFGGLLGYAIGHITGGLPRWMYVFLIFGAVSLAIGIASLIFLPDLPSTAKFLTEREKAIAIDRVAINRQGVRNHHFKWYQVWQAARDPKTWLLFIMAVGAQVPNSALTSFTSIIVGSFGFDTLGTQYLQIPGGAVQFLTLLFGGMIATKYSGKFHSRSACMIFASLVCIIGSGLLVGLPDSNKWGRLVALWLCYFQGLGFSMSLTIVSSNIAGSTKKQVTGALLFTGYCVGNIIGPQTFKDSEAPGYHSAYVAMLVGYAVKLVSIIALYLYMYLENKRRDREALGSDGDESDGVEKGMLDQTEIDNKTFRYVL, via the exons ATGCGCGAGCTGGTCTTGCTTCTGTCGTGGCTTTTCGGATTTCGCAGTATGGGCTCAACCAAGGATCTTGAGACGAACGTTTCGTCGGCTCCTCTGTCATCTGCGGGGTCGTCGGATCGAGATGATAACTATGAGGTTTATCAACAAACTCGTGCATTGGAATATACACCGGAAGAGGCTAAAAAGGTGCTCCGGAAAATCGATCTTAGATTGATGCCGCTTTTGTTCCTTATATACTTATTGCAG TATCTCGACAAAAACAGTCTCAATTTCTCGTCAGTCTACGGATTGAAGGAAGGCACACATTTGGAAGGCCAGGACTATTCATGGCTAG GGTCTATCTTCTATTTCGGCTATCTGGTCGCGCAGTGGCCGGCTGGATTAGCCCTTCAAAAACTTCCAATTGGGAAGTTTCTTAGTACAACTACTATTA TCTGGGGTGGTCTATTGATGACAACGCCGGCTTGTTACAATTTCGCCGGAATAGCAGTCAACCGTTTTCTCCTTGGAGTCACCGAAGCCGTCGTGAACCCCGGATTTGTCATTATGATGAGCATCTGGTACACTTCAAGTGAACAGCCTCTGCGTCTCGAAACCTATTACTGCACCAATGGCATTGCCACCATGTTTGGAGG TCTTCTCGGCTACGCAATCGGTCACATAACGGGCGGTCTTCCAcgatggatgtatgtattcCTAATCTTCGGCGCGGTGTCACTCGCCATCGGAATCGCATCCCTCATATTCCTCCCCGATCTCCCATCGACGGCCAAATTCCTCACTGAGCGCGAGAAAGCGATTGCTATCGACCGTGTCGCGATCAACCGACAAGGAGTAAGGAATCACCATTTCAAATGGTACCAAGTGTGGCAGGCAGCTAGGGATCCTAAGACGTGGTTATTGTTCATCATGGCTGTTGGAGCTCAAGTCCCAAACTCTGCCTTGACAAGT TTCACTTCCATTATCGTCGGATCCTTCGGCTTCGATACTCTCGGAACCCAATACCTGCAGATCCCCGGCGGAGCGGTTCAATTCCTCACTCTCCTCTTCGGCGGCATGATCGCGACGAAATATAGCGGCAAATTTCACTCTCGAAGTGCGTGCATGATCTTCGCCAGTCTGGTCTGCATCATCGGATCTGGGCTCCTAGTCGGCCTGCCGGACTCGAATAAATGGGGCCGTCTCGTTGCGCTCTGGTTGTGTTATTTCCAGGGATTGGGATTCAGTATGAGTCTGACCATTGTGAGTTCCAATATTGCCGGGTCTACGAAGAAACAGGTGACCGGGGCGCTATTGTTCACGGGGTACTGTGTGGGAAATATCATTGGACCGCAGACGTTCAAGGATAGTGAGGCGCCGGGATATCATAGTGCATATGTTGC GATGTTGGTTGGGTATGCGGTCAAGCTGGTTTCAATCATTGCCCTCTACCTGTACATGTATTTGGAGAATAAACGGAGGGACAGGGAGGCTCTGGGCTCGGACGGCGATGAGAGCGATGGTGTTGAGAAGGGCATGTTG GATCAAACAGAGATCGACAATAAGACGTTCAGATACGTGCTTTAG